In Anaerolineales bacterium, a genomic segment contains:
- a CDS encoding threonine synthase → MPSSYLSHLQCPVCKATYAPNTIPYTCPACGEVGALDMVYDYAALRRDLTPATISAHQEWTMWRYRPLLPVIDDTYIPPLPVGWTPLVPAPRLAERFGLAEVWLKDDGRNPTASLKDRASAMVVARAREIGADAITTASSGNAAAALAGVCASVGLRPVIFVPKTAPQAKVTQLLIFGARVFLVDGTYDDAFDLSVKAAHEFGWYCRNTGMNPYTTEGKKTAAFEIAEQLGWYAPDAMLVSVGDGNIIAGQYKGFYDLHQLGWIDHMPRLIGVQAAGSAPFVRAWEAGRDPATMPLERPKTIADSISVGFPRDRVKGMRAVRATNGAYLAVSDAAILAAIPDLARATGVFAEPAAATAYAGLKNALEHGMVRRGERVVVLITGSGLKDIASAIRSAESEGAKAETILPTLAAVREAMEKNPL, encoded by the coding sequence ATGCCGAGTTCCTATCTCAGCCACCTGCAATGCCCCGTCTGCAAGGCAACCTATGCCCCCAATACAATTCCCTATACGTGCCCCGCTTGTGGGGAGGTTGGGGCGTTGGATATGGTCTATGATTATGCCGCCCTCCGCCGCGATCTGACGCCAGCGACGATCAGCGCCCATCAGGAATGGACAATGTGGCGCTATCGTCCCCTCTTGCCCGTTATCGATGATACCTACATTCCCCCTCTGCCGGTGGGGTGGACGCCCCTTGTCCCCGCCCCGCGTTTGGCAGAGCGCTTCGGCTTGGCGGAGGTTTGGCTAAAAGATGACGGACGCAACCCAACGGCAAGCCTGAAAGATCGTGCCAGCGCGATGGTCGTCGCACGGGCGCGGGAGATCGGCGCGGACGCCATTACGACGGCAAGTTCGGGGAACGCGGCGGCGGCGTTGGCGGGTGTGTGTGCCAGTGTGGGGCTGCGTCCGGTTATCTTTGTCCCCAAGACTGCCCCCCAAGCGAAAGTGACCCAATTGCTGATTTTTGGGGCGCGCGTCTTCCTTGTTGATGGGACGTATGACGATGCCTTTGACCTGAGCGTGAAAGCTGCCCACGAATTTGGCTGGTACTGCCGCAACACAGGGATGAACCCCTATACCACAGAGGGCAAAAAGACCGCCGCCTTCGAGATTGCCGAACAGTTGGGGTGGTACGCCCCTGATGCCATGCTCGTCAGTGTTGGTGATGGGAACATCATTGCCGGGCAATACAAAGGCTTTTACGACCTTCATCAACTGGGCTGGATCGATCACATGCCCCGTCTGATCGGCGTTCAAGCAGCGGGCAGCGCCCCCTTTGTACGGGCGTGGGAGGCGGGGCGCGATCCGGCGACCATGCCCCTTGAGCGCCCCAAAACCATTGCCGATTCGATCTCGGTGGGCTTCCCCCGTGATCGCGTCAAAGGAATGCGTGCGGTGCGGGCAACAAACGGGGCGTATCTGGCGGTGAGCGATGCGGCAATCCTCGCCGCCATTCCCGATTTGGCGCGGGCGACGGGCGTTTTTGCCGAACCCGCCGCCGCCACTGCCTACGCCGGCTTGAAAAACGCTCTAGAACATGGCATGGTCAGGCGTGGGGAGCGCGTTGTCGTTCTCATCACAGGCAGCGGGTTGAAGGATATTGCCAGCGCCATACGCAGCGCGGAAAGCGAGGGCGCAAAGGCAGAGACAATCCTACCAACATTGGCGGCAGTGCGCGAAGCTATGGAGAAAAATCCCTTATGA
- the tsaD gene encoding tRNA (adenosine(37)-N6)-threonylcarbamoyltransferase complex transferase subunit TsaD, whose translation MTLILAIETSCDETAAAVIEDGTIIRANIVASQIDIHRQYGGVFPEVASRLHVETISGVVAAALAQSGTSPAALDALAVTHGPGLAGSLLVGVNFAKGLAFGWGKPLLPINHLEGHLYSLWLTEHAPTFRFPLLCLIVSGGHTDVILMHGHGDYTRLGRTLDDAAGEAFDKVGRVLNLPYPGGPAIEKAAREGDPTRYPFTRSVLGADHPYDFSFSGLKTAVMRAVQPPPASGKRIRGEESMSSGALRPEVSIPDMAASFQAAAVSMLVEKMAAAARDHAATAILLSGGVSANTALREAMRAESALPVYYPPLALCTDNAAMIGAAAHQHYLRGARGDFRFDVQPMAGLG comes from the coding sequence ATGACGCTTATCCTTGCCATTGAAACAAGCTGTGACGAAACCGCCGCCGCCGTCATTGAGGACGGGACGATCATCCGCGCCAACATCGTCGCTTCTCAAATTGATATACATCGGCAATACGGCGGCGTGTTTCCAGAGGTTGCCTCGCGCCTTCACGTCGAGACGATCAGCGGCGTTGTCGCCGCCGCCCTTGCGCAAAGCGGCACATCGCCAGCGGCGCTAGACGCGCTCGCCGTGACGCATGGTCCCGGCTTGGCGGGGTCGCTGTTGGTGGGGGTCAATTTTGCCAAAGGCTTGGCGTTTGGGTGGGGGAAGCCCCTTTTGCCAATCAACCACCTTGAGGGGCATCTCTACAGTTTATGGCTGACGGAACATGCGCCAACCTTCCGCTTTCCCCTGCTGTGTCTGATCGTCTCCGGTGGGCATACCGATGTGATCCTGATGCATGGGCATGGTGATTACACCCGCCTCGGACGGACACTAGACGACGCGGCGGGCGAAGCGTTCGATAAAGTCGGGCGCGTTTTGAATCTTCCCTATCCCGGCGGACCCGCCATTGAGAAAGCGGCGCGGGAAGGCGATCCCACCCGCTACCCTTTCACCCGTTCCGTATTGGGGGCGGATCACCCCTACGATTTCAGTTTTTCTGGTTTGAAAACGGCGGTCATGCGGGCGGTGCAGCCCCCTCCCGCATCAGGCAAACGCATACGTGGCGAAGAGTCAATGAGCAGTGGGGCGTTACGCCCAGAGGTGAGCATCCCCGATATGGCGGCAAGTTTTCAGGCGGCGGCGGTCAGCATGCTTGTTGAGAAGATGGCTGCCGCCGCCCGCGACCATGCAGCGACGGCGATTCTGCTCTCCGGCGGCGTCAGCGCCAACACCGCCCTGCGCGAGGCAATGCGGGCGGAGTCGGCGCTGCCCGTCTATTATCCACCCCTCGCGCTCTGCACCGATAACGCGGCGATGATTGGCGCGGCGGCACATCAGCATTACCTTCGCGGGGCGCGGGGCGATTTCAGATTTGATGTCCAGCCGATGGCGGGCTTGGGCTGA
- a CDS encoding SH3 domain-containing protein has protein sequence MRIIRYFFPRRTLRDRVPPVTRGFTPTDGTIYGRPVSDAHTAIRHLIASRAARNSDHAWFLLSKHPSLTIPEIISLYRRERRRGSIVRRLWRRLRALWIISIVTLMIPARANAQDPRQGIVRDTVKVRACPRVECEQIGVLKIGGRVIFDARDEAGKWLFFQYWGTPAWVSTWFIDIADPMMLPTYDDNPPSPATPPPGLSITQYTMDPIVPRPGEWFILKLTIVSASDVGAFAVAGANGDQFLWASIPKFPAGEGTVSIQAKALDHTGEHTIPLVIDPDMQLGQPLPEHEMTVRYWVDRPRLVESRIEIIPNTNYDLHGGTTDFYLDGTGIHATGGAQLAIISNIVMTDVHFDLLEGVKGEHVLRDSFRAGSVIGILTSEGRRGAIEVVAVGEGIDARFAIYPK, from the coding sequence ATGAGAATCATCCGTTACTTTTTTCCCCGACGCACGCTGCGAGATCGCGTGCCACCCGTAACGAGGGGTTTCACCCCCACCGATGGGACAATTTACGGACGCCCCGTCAGCGACGCCCATACCGCAATCCGGCATTTAATCGCTTCCCGCGCCGCAAGAAACTCAGATCATGCTTGGTTTTTATTGTCGAAACACCCTTCACTTACGATCCCTGAGATTATTTCTCTATATCGTAGGGAGCGGCGGCGCGGATCGATTGTGCGGCGGCTGTGGCGACGCTTACGCGCCTTATGGATTATCTCCATTGTTACCCTGATGATCCCCGCCCGGGCGAACGCCCAAGACCCGCGTCAAGGGATCGTCAGGGATACGGTCAAGGTGAGGGCTTGCCCGCGTGTGGAGTGTGAACAAATTGGGGTGTTAAAGATCGGTGGGCGCGTCATCTTCGATGCAAGAGATGAAGCTGGGAAATGGCTATTCTTCCAGTATTGGGGTACGCCCGCATGGGTAAGCACATGGTTCATTGATATTGCCGATCCTATGATGCTGCCAACCTATGACGACAATCCACCATCCCCCGCCACCCCGCCGCCCGGACTTTCGATCACCCAATACACCATGGACCCGATTGTGCCACGTCCGGGCGAATGGTTCATCCTAAAGCTGACGATTGTAAGCGCCTCTGATGTGGGCGCGTTCGCAGTTGCGGGCGCGAATGGGGATCAGTTCCTGTGGGCATCTATACCAAAGTTCCCGGCAGGGGAAGGAACGGTTTCAATTCAGGCTAAAGCACTTGATCACACTGGGGAACACACAATCCCCCTCGTTATCGATCCTGATATGCAGTTGGGGCAACCGTTGCCCGAACACGAAATGACAGTGCGATATTGGGTTGATCGCCCCCGACTTGTGGAGTCCCGGATAGAGATCATCCCCAACACGAATTATGATCTTCACGGAGGAACGACAGATTTCTACCTTGACGGCACAGGGATACATGCCACAGGTGGGGCGCAACTAGCGATCATCTCCAACATCGTCATGACCGATGTTCATTTTGATCTTTTGGAAGGGGTCAAGGGCGAACATGTACTAAGAGATTCGTTCAGGGCGGGGAGCGTAATAGGCATCCTGACAAGTGAAGGGCGTCGGGGGGCAATTGAGGTAGTCGCTGTGGGTGAAGGAATAGATGCTCGATTTGCGATCTACCCCAAATAA
- a CDS encoding LamG domain-containing protein, whose amino-acid sequence MVARRRPSRLVIWVLIALFTISTISVATPAHALTYSQRVLAIRAAALMGYWALNETSGSLAMDLSGNGNNGTYQGTTLNGAIHPDGLSAPLFDGINDWVFIPNSTTLNPSGQLTISVWVNATETTYWRGIVAKTDGATWNTGYGIFLPDTGEINAYLTGYSNGISANFSILSSWVHLAYTNDGFTQRLYQNGTLIAESGYVGGASTTDDLYIGVQPGGAGWYGSIARVALWNEALDADEISELADPSTTTIAPAANYTETLTLASGREVGLIYTFTVGEITVGLLVFAVLIVLMFRGRR is encoded by the coding sequence TTGGTCGCACGCCGCCGCCCTAGCCGTCTCGTGATCTGGGTGCTGATCGCCCTCTTTACGATCAGCACGATCAGCGTCGCCACACCCGCCCACGCCCTTACCTACAGTCAGCGCGTTCTCGCAATCCGTGCGGCGGCGCTCATGGGGTACTGGGCGCTGAATGAAACAAGCGGCTCACTAGCAATGGACTTATCAGGGAATGGAAACAACGGCACATATCAGGGAACAACCCTGAATGGGGCAATACACCCTGATGGACTCAGCGCGCCGCTTTTCGATGGAATCAATGATTGGGTGTTTATTCCAAATTCAACAACATTGAATCCGTCCGGACAACTAACAATCTCTGTTTGGGTCAATGCCACAGAGACAACGTATTGGAGGGGGATCGTCGCCAAAACGGACGGCGCAACATGGAACACAGGATACGGGATATTCCTTCCCGATACAGGGGAGATTAATGCATATCTGACAGGCTATAGCAATGGGATCAGTGCAAACTTTTCGATTCTGTCTTCGTGGGTACACCTTGCCTATACGAATGATGGATTTACCCAGCGCCTTTACCAAAATGGAACATTAATCGCCGAGAGTGGCTATGTGGGCGGGGCGTCCACTACGGACGATCTCTATATAGGGGTTCAGCCGGGGGGTGCTGGGTGGTATGGATCAATCGCCCGCGTCGCATTATGGAATGAGGCACTAGACGCTGACGAAATTTCTGAATTAGCCGATCCCTCAACCACGACCATTGCCCCCGCTGCCAATTATACCGAGACGCTCACCCTCGCCAGCGGGCGGGAAGTAGGACTTATCTACACCTTCACCGTTGGCGAGATCACTGTTGGGCTTCTCGTGTTTGCAGTCTTGATCGTTCTGATGTTCCGGGGGCGACGGTGA
- a CDS encoding GntR family transcriptional regulator: MTVSMESVLIALSRLPSSDNLKLRRLASEANVSMMSCRRAVRRLSNEGYITAFRAASRGNLTYSFSLTGKGQDVAVALKYQQGL, translated from the coding sequence ATGACTGTTTCAATGGAGAGTGTCCTGATTGCGTTGTCACGCTTGCCGTCGTCAGACAACCTAAAGCTGCGGAGATTGGCGAGTGAGGCGAATGTATCCATGATGAGTTGCCGCCGCGCTGTACGCCGCTTAAGCAATGAAGGCTATATCACCGCTTTCCGCGCCGCCTCGCGCGGAAATCTTACCTATTCATTCTCCCTCACGGGAAAGGGTCAGGACGTTGCCGTAGCCCTCAAATATCAGCAGGGATTATGA
- a CDS encoding glycosyltransferase family 39 protein produces the protein MLKRLSHIPAPILLIALAAALRFVNLGSESLWYDESFTAWVSKLDFQSMIEAIRGDVHPPLSYILTWGVVRVFGDSEFALRLIPALFGCLAPVLIHRIARAIHFERRTALTAGLIAAVLPGLLYYSQDARMYPELVVFVLVTVWGAVSKSGGLFLIGGVGAAYTQNYGLFYIAAISVAMFFTHHRTGGVIRVAVIAAAYLPWLPVMLSQTGDVADGFWIPSLTFPAAILPAMTNTMGTRIADMFQIHLYGGALMATVIGIYASRRWLFRGRGLIILAAIFGAPFLAAVLSWVWKPIYLSRGLLPSAVLIALVWAYALHHLSRGNRRVMGAILIPALIIGVISHYAVTGRDDWRSWVQPVRTKWEMGDVIYNTAVHTTINLGYYLQGYPYRLRPHASDLNQSLTETTKVAMKFHQDDFDDLPAQGYRRAWLMFALNPMSRRDEKSEIARILTHYPNKRIAVKSGDYYEVAIYLVELNEGVTYGHGH, from the coding sequence GTGCTTAAACGCCTTTCTCATATTCCCGCCCCGATCCTGTTGATCGCCCTTGCCGCTGCGCTCCGATTTGTGAATCTGGGATCAGAGTCGCTGTGGTATGACGAGTCCTTCACCGCATGGGTATCAAAGTTAGATTTTCAATCCATGATCGAGGCAATCCGGGGGGATGTTCATCCGCCGCTATCTTACATTTTGACATGGGGTGTTGTGAGGGTCTTCGGTGACTCTGAATTTGCCCTTAGATTGATCCCAGCGCTCTTTGGGTGTCTCGCTCCAGTGCTGATTCATAGGATCGCCCGCGCTATTCATTTTGAGCGCCGCACAGCACTTACCGCCGGGCTAATCGCGGCGGTCCTGCCGGGGCTGCTGTACTACAGTCAGGACGCCCGGATGTACCCCGAACTTGTGGTGTTCGTTTTGGTCACGGTATGGGGAGCAGTGTCTAAGTCGGGGGGGCTATTCCTCATCGGCGGCGTGGGCGCGGCTTACACTCAAAACTATGGCTTGTTCTACATAGCGGCGATCTCCGTCGCCATGTTCTTTACCCATCATCGCACCGGAGGCGTGATTCGTGTTGCAGTGATAGCCGCCGCCTACCTTCCATGGCTACCAGTAATGTTGAGTCAAACAGGCGATGTTGCGGACGGTTTTTGGATACCGTCACTGACGTTCCCGGCGGCAATCCTACCCGCCATGACGAATACAATGGGAACGCGGATCGCCGATATGTTCCAAATTCACCTGTATGGCGGGGCGCTCATGGCGACGGTGATCGGCATCTATGCTTCGCGGCGATGGTTGTTTCGCGGGCGTGGACTGATCATCCTTGCAGCGATTTTCGGTGCGCCCTTCCTGGCGGCGGTGTTGTCATGGGTTTGGAAACCGATCTATCTTTCGCGGGGACTCCTCCCCAGCGCGGTCTTGATCGCCCTCGTTTGGGCATATGCTCTGCACCACTTGTCACGGGGAAACCGCCGCGTCATGGGGGCGATCCTTATCCCCGCGCTGATCATTGGGGTGATCTCCCATTACGCGGTGACGGGGCGTGATGATTGGCGCTCATGGGTACAACCCGTCAGAACAAAATGGGAGATGGGGGATGTGATTTACAACACCGCCGTTCATACGACAATCAATCTGGGCTACTACCTACAGGGGTATCCCTATCGTTTGCGTCCGCACGCCTCAGACCTGAATCAATCCCTCACTGAAACGACAAAAGTCGCTATGAAGTTTCATCAAGATGATTTTGATGACCTGCCCGCGCAAGGCTACCGCCGGGCATGGCTCATGTTTGCCCTCAATCCGATGTCTCGCCGGGATGAAAAATCCGAGATCGCCCGGATTCTCACCCACTATCCTAATAAACGAATCGCCGTCAAGAGCGGCGATTACTACGAAGTGGCGATCTATCTCGTGGAATTGAATGAAGGAGTCACATATGGACATGGACATTGA